A portion of the Candida dubliniensis CD36 chromosome R, complete sequence genome contains these proteins:
- a CDS encoding DNA damage tolerance protein, putative (Similar to S. cerevisiae AOS1) yields MSDELSPDEIALYDRQIRLWGTSTQLKLRSTKILLINLGAIGSEIVKNLVLGGINTIEILDNSTIKPQDFAAQFFLPNEEDSACIGQLKLPLVIEKIRELNNRVNLSINTDMTIDQLESNYLKKFDLIIATEINNKSEIFQLNKLTRNLNIPMYLTGMHGLFGYIITDLIEHESILTKPKGNVARQSGVQLSPNKTIINVTSTNNNDHDNNNDNGSGKNELITIKDQFVPIDSIFVSKKLPTQFTKKQLTKKISPILPLIFALFEIDLPTIDNKEVLPSIDIEILKAKSIEICHKFEIPHEIITQQYYEMFSKCAFTEFAPISAILGGTVAQDVIQFLSGKESPINNVLVLDSITSEMPIYSL; encoded by the coding sequence ATGTCAGACGAGTTATCACCTGATGAAATTGCTCTTTATGATAGACAAATTAGATTATGGGGTACATCAACCCAATTGAAATTACgttcaacaaaaatattaCTTATTAATTTAGGTGCTATTGGAAGTGAAATTGTTAAGAATTTAGTATTAGGAGGGATCAACACTATTGAAATACTAGATAATTCAACGATTAAACCTCAAGATTTTGCTgctcaattttttttacccAATGAAGAGGATTCAGCATGTATTGGACAATTAAAATTACCATtagttattgaaaaaatacGAGAGTTGAATAATCGagtcaatttatcaatcaatactGATATGacaattgatcaattagAGTCAAATTacttaaaaaaatttgatttaattattgctactgaaattaataataaatcagaaattttccaattgaataaattgactagaaatttaaatattccAATGTATTTAACGGGGATGCATGGATTATTTGGTTATATTATTACtgatttgattgaacaTGAATCAATTCTTACTAAACCCAAAGGTAATGTTGCTCGACAATCAGGAGTTCAATTATCACCCAATAAAACTATTATTAATGTTACTAgcaccaataataatgaccatgacaacaataatgataatggttCTGggaaaaatgaattaataacTATAAAAGATCAATTTGTACCTATAGattcaatatttgtatcaaaaaaattaccaACTCAATTTActaaaaaacaattaaccAAGAAAATATCACCTATTTTACCATTAATATTTgcattatttgaaatcgATCTCCCTACAATTGACAACAAGGAAGTTTTACCATcgattgatattgaaattttaaaagCAAAATCTATTGAAATTTGtcataaatttgaaatccCTCATGAAATTATTACTCAACAATATTATGAAATGTTTAGTAAATGTGCATTCACTGAATTTGCTCCAATTTCAGCTATATTGGGAGGAACAGTAGCACAAGATGTAATACAATTTTTAAGTGGGAAAGAAAGTCCTATCAATAATGTATTGGTATTAGATTCAATAACACTGGAAATGCCAATTTATCTgctttaa
- a CDS encoding histone deacetylase, putative (Similar to S. cerevisiae RPD3) has translation MYQELPFDELKVDSRKRRVAYFYDQDVGNYFYGTGHCMKPHRIRMAHSLIMNYELYKKMEIYRAQPATNLELTQFHTDEYIDFIDRVTPDNLHLFEREQVIFNVGDDCPVFDGLGEFCKISCGGSMEGAARLNRGQADIAINYAGGLHHAKKSEASGFCYTNDIVLGIIELLRYHPRVLYIDTDVHHGDGVEEAFYTNDRVMTCSFHKFGEFFPGTGNLTDIGIGKGKYHAINIPLRDGIDDASYKSIFEPIITKIMEWYQPSAIVLQCGGDSLSGDRLGPFNLSMRGHANCVNFVRSLGVPMMVLGGGGYTIRNVARTWAFETGICNGEILPKELPYNGYYEYYAPTYELDVRSANMNNANSKDYLDKILTQVISNLDNTKHAPSVQMNEVPLDMEDLGDVDEDMPDAIDTKGGSQFAKDKLIQTDGEFYDDDEKDKGEKNIQENGNVNINGNGNGNVTITEEEQAELDKLNNNV, from the coding sequence ATGTATCAAGAATTAccatttgatgaattaaaagTTGATTCGAGAAAACGAAGAGTAGCTTATTTTTATGATCAAGATGTTggtaattatttttatggAACTGGTCATTGTATGAAACCTCATAGAATTAGAATGGCtcattcattaattatgaattatgaattatataaaaaaatggaaatttATCGAGCTCAACCAGCAACAAATTTAGAATTGACTCAATTTCATACTGATGAATATATAGATTTTATTGATCGAGTTACTCCCGATAATCTACATTTATTTGAACGAGAACAAGTGATATTTAATGTTGGAGATGATTGTCCAGTTTTCGATGGATTAGGAgaattttgtaaaatttcTTGTGGTGGATCAATGGAAGGAGCGGCAAGATTAAATCGAGGACAAGCTGATATTGCCATTAATTATGCTGGTGGATTACATCATGCAAAAAAATCTGAAGCTAGTGGATTTTGTTATActaatgatattgttttgGGGATTATAGAATTGTTACGATATCATCCCAGAGtattatatattgataCTGATGTTCATCATGGTGATGGTGTTGAAGAAGCATTTTATACTAATGATCGAGTAATGACTTGTTCTTTCCATAAATTTGGAGAATTTTTCCCTGGTACAGGGAATTTAACTGATATTGGTATTGGCAAGGGGAAATATCATGCCATTAATATCCCACTTCGAGATGGTATAGATGATGCATcttataaatcaatatttgaacccataataacaaaaattatGGAATGGTATCAACCATCAGCCATTGTTTTACAATGTGGTGGGGATTCTTTAAGTGGTGATCGATTAGGTCccttcaatttatcaatgcGAGGTCATGCCAATTGTGTTAATTTTGTTAGGTCATTAGGAGTCCCCATGATGGTAttaggtggtggtggttatACCATTAGAAATGTTGCTAGAACATGGGCATTTGAAACCGGGATTTGTAATGGAGAAATCTTACCTAAAGAATTACCCTATAATGGATATTATGAATATTATGCTCCAACTTATGAATTGGATGTTCGATCAGCTAATATGAATAATGCCAATTCAAAAGATTATTTGGATAAAATATTGACTCAAGTGATATCTAATCTCGATAATACTAAACATGCACCATCAGTGCAAATGAATGAAGTTCCATTAGATATGGAAGATTTGggtgatgttgatgaagatatgCCCGATGCAATAGATACAAAAGGTGGATCACAGTTTGCTAAAGATAAGTTAATTCAAACTGATGGCGAAttttatgatgatgatgaaaaagataaaggtgaaaaaaatatccaaGAAAATGGTAATGTGAATATTAATGGGAATGGCAATGGCAATGTGACTATAACGGAGGAAGAACAAGCTGAattagataaattgaataataatgtgTGA
- a CDS encoding conserved hypothetical protein (possibly fungus-specific) — protein sequence MYPSLNGSTIGSIRQEDDADYTATADGTLVVMVIRAKHLPNRRKLDKQSPYVVARIGTVAKKTSAAFRAGQTPEWTHEMRFELSREKKPILKIDVLDETKNDPTPIGNVEIDASVIFTNPENNENGKYIYDKWYDLTLNGRRAGMIYLEMTFYPTAPVLPPKIPIPHEEVVVINEQDDYDTASAMGQSMRSTISSKHKDLPTPPFNQQQQLQQSHMSGTHSHSVADDVFVNSENSNSSKTSSIFSKKFSKYSGSGGGVNSTNSTNIDREVFVSSESDKNHDNSKKGAKKYTSKLAKFTDKFQSKQPISTLWKNSEAMSDNINAEQSTTTSIGTTGTAPKVFSSFNTRRSVSPLSDYGSNDLDQLQRDLSHTQLSDDYNNNNNNKEHTNFDKNIYEPLPEIEFNSPPVPPPHLIISNTEDTYYKSNNDNDNINTSSRLSSTSPRRKPPPPLSSSPKTNNAKSSPSTTNGFNPKFDLSKSTAIPFSADTIGIDDDDDDNHTLNKNNKDILPTQVYLLDQPVKSLSIPSNTHDGLPPVNINSDEIDPKYYAPTPSEHFNRSQRFNNNSITKDDLKIDFRTNQTGYLGNGNFSPSIFQRAVKHNWDDSSTMEDIDYNEFSRSGVCDSSLKPEVPPKIPKGLTESEYYILEKEKYLRDLRGNRI from the coding sequence ATGTATCCTAGTTTAAATGGTTCTACTATTGGGAGTATAAGACAAGAAGATGATGCTGATTATACTGCCACAGCTGATGGAACTTTAGTTGTTATGGTAATACGAGCCAAACATTTACCTAATCGACGTAAATTGGATAAACAATCACCTTATGTTGTTGCTCGAATTGGAACTGTTGCTAAAAAGACTCTGGCAGCATTCCGAGCGGGACAAACTCCTGAATGGACTCATGAAATGAGATTTGAATTATCTCgagaaaagaaaccaattttaaaaattgatgtATTGGATGAAACGAAAAATGATCCTACTCCAATTGGTaatgttgaaattgatgcATCAGTAATATTTACTAATCCggaaaataatgaaaatgggaaatatatttatgaTAAATGGTATGATTTAACATTAAATGGTAGAAGAGCCGGGATGATTTATTTAGAAATGACATTTTATCCCACAGCACCCGTTTTACCTCCGAAAATTCCCATTCCTCATGAGGAAGTGGTTGTAATTAATGAACaagatgattatgataCAGCTTCAGCAATGGGACAAAGTATGAGATCAACTATTTCATCCAAACATAAGGATTTACCTACTCCTCCAtttaatcaacaacaacaactacaacaatcACACATGAGTGGAACTCATAGTCACAGTGTTGCTGATGATGTTTTCGTTAATCTGGAAAATTCAAATAGTAGTAAGACATCATCGATATttctgaaaaaattttccaaatatAGTGGCAGTGGAGGTGGTGTTAATTCTACAAATAGTACCAATATCGATCGTGAAGTATTTGTTTCATCAGAACTGGATAAAAATCATGATAATTCTAAGAAAGGAGCTAAAAAATATACTCTGAAATTAGCCAAATTTACTGATAAATTTCAATCTAAACAACCTATTTCTACACTTTGGAAAAATAGTGAAGCAATGTCAGATAATATTAATGCTGAACAATCTACTACCACCTCCATTGGCACAACTGGTACAGCCCCAAAAGTCTTTAGTTCATTTAATACTAGAAGAAGTGTATCGCCTTTAAGTGATTATGGATCAAATGATTTAGATCAGTTACAACGAGATCTTTCTCATACTCAGCTAAGCgatgattataataataataataataataaagagCATACTAATTTTGATAAGAATATTTACGAACCATTAcctgaaattgaatttaattcaCCACCAGTTCCTCCTCCACATTTGATTATTTCCAATACTGAAGATACttattataaatcaaataatgataatgataatataaatacGTCATCAAgattatcatcaacatcaccaagaagaaaaccaccaccaccattatcatcatctccCAAAACCAATAATGCAAAGAGTTCACCATCTACTACTAATGGATTTAATccaaaatttgatttatcaaaatccACCGCAATTCCATTTTCTGCCGATACTATAGGAATCGACgacgatgatgacgatAATCATACattaaacaagaataaCAAGGACATTTTACCAACACAAgtatatttattagatCAACCAGTGAAATCATTAAGTATCCCATCAAATACTCATGATGGATTACCACCAGTCAATATTAATtctgatgaaattgatccTAAATATTATGCTCCAACTCCATCGGAACATTTTAATCGATCACaaagatttaataataatagtattaCTAAagatgatttaaaaatcGATTTTAGAACTAATCAAACTGGTTATTTAGGTAATGGGAATTTTTCTCCTAGTATTTTCCAAAGAGCCGTAAAACATAATTGGGATGATCTGTCAACTATGGAagatattgattataatgaatttaGTAGAAGTGGTGTGTGTGATAGTTCTTTGAAGCCAGAAGTTCCACCAAAAATCCCAAAAGGGTTAACTGAATCTGAATATTATATACttgaaaaagagaaatatTTACGTGATTTACGTGGTAatagaatttga
- a CDS encoding dolichyl-phosphate beta-glucosyltransferase, putative (Similar to S. cerevisiae ALG5) — protein MIYYILAFFIFISLSIYATVIFFSHKPRKPFPSELTYKTNDSTDKTHPLPPRINTNSSFQDDGIDISLVIPCYNETERLGKMLDEAIDYLETNHRSKYEIIVVDDGSSDGTDKYALEKANEFKLLPHIMRVVQLKQNRGKGGAVTHGSLHSRGKYVLFADADGATSFPDAAKLIDYLANTNGRASIAIGSRAHMVNTDAVVKRSFIRNFLMYGLHALVFVFGIRDIRDTQCGFKMFNFEAVKNIFPHMHTERWIFDVEVLLLGEIQKFNMKELPVNWQEIDGSKVDLARDSIAMAIDLVVTRLAYLLGVYKLDECGRSNKKEQ, from the coding sequence ATGATATACTATATTCTAGcattttttatattcataagtttatcaatttatgCCACTGTTATATTTTTCAGTCATAAACCTCGAAAACCGTTCCCATCAGAATTGACTTATAAAACCAATGATTCCACTGATAAAACACACCCATTACCACCGAGAATAAATACCAATAGTAGTTTCCAAGATGATGGAATTGATATAAGTTTAGTGATCCCCTGTTACAATGAAACTGAAAGATTAGGGAAAATGTTAGATGAAGCTATTGACTATCTTGAAACAAATCATAGAtcaaaatatgaaattattgttgttgatgatggaTCATCTGATGGAACTGATAAATATGCTTTAGAAAAGGCTAATGAATTTAAGTTATTGCCTCATATAATGAGAGTAgttcaattgaaacaaaatagAGGTAAAGGTGGAGCTGTCACTCATGGATCATTACATTCTCGTGGGAAATATGTATTATTTGCTGATGCTGATGGTGCTACTCTGTTCCCTGATGCTGccaaattaattgattatcttGCCAATACTAATGGTCGTGCATCAATTGCCATTGGTTCAAGAGCACATATGGTTAATACTGATGCTGTTGTTAAACGATCATTTATTAGGAATTTCTTAATGTATGGTCTTCATGCATTAGTATTTGTATTTGGTATTAGAGACATTAGAGACACTCAATGTGGATTTAAAATGTTTAATTTTGAGGCAgttaaaaatatattccCTCATATGCATACTGAAAGATGGATTTTCGATGTTGAAGTGTTATTATTAGgtgaaattcaaaaatttaatatGAAAGAATTACCAGTTAATTGGcaagaaattgatggaTCAAAAGTTGATTTGGCTAGAGATTCAATCGCCATGGCAATTGATTTGGTGGTTACTCGATTGGCATATCTTTTAGGAGTATATAAATTGGATGAATGTGGTCGAAGCAACAAGAAGGAACAATAA
- a CDS encoding ribosomal RNA-processing protein, putative (Similar to S. cerevisiae RRP9) encodes MAGDPFLSDPSKKRKRSNKLTSKTKRTKSSTSTPTPTPTANLQDDEISSGSDSENENEHVNGGEDHNDSELSSDEEFADETVNDKRRRLAKQYLENLKQNEQELYDEFDAKDLDDDILARRLQKDVAETKGYVYKFIGDKIKDQLDEEYPLQLITTRIGCKNLTSMTINYPYLYTVSKDIEIIKWDISETHKKPKRIKHTKGGNKYFEINSINPQSNHHWQQINCIAASPDGKYIVTGGDDSRLIIWSSENLTCLKILQTRASVNSIVFRRNSDQLFAACADLRIRTYSINQFTQLEILYGHQDNISDISALAKETCVSVGSRDKTAMFWKIAEESRLTFRGGDSLEKTKSKKKMRQQDENNETPFYNEGSIDVVSMIDESHFVTGSDNGNVALWSLAKKKPLTTQRLAHGLQPQFTPIQASSEANEELALQQIPKPQPYWITAIHGVPYSDIFITGSFNGTIKIWKLEEPSLRSFKLLGEIKQNNFNGCIVKIDSVEIPGTIKKLKIFVLLSKEHKFGRWLGKLPGARNALVNFTVNL; translated from the coding sequence ATGGCAGGAGATCCATTTTTATCTGATCCTTctaagaaaagaaaacgTCTGAATAAATTGACTAGTAAAACTAAACGAACTAAATCATCAACCTCAACTCCAACTCCAACTCCAACGGCAAATCTTcaagatgatgaaatatCAAGTGGATCTGATagtgaaaatgaaaacgaACATGTCAATGGTGGAGAGGATCATAATGATAGTGAATTATCATcagatgaagaatttgcTGATGAGACTGTTAATGATAAACGGAGAAGATTAGCTAAACAATATTTagaaaatttaaaacaaaatgaacaagaattatatgatgaatttgatgcTAAAGAtttagatgatgatatatTAGCCAGAAGGTTACAAAAAGATGTTGCCGAAACTAAAGGATACgtttataaatttattggtgATAAAATAAAGGATCAATTAGATGAAGAATATCCTTTACAATTAATAACTACCAGAATTGGTTGTAAAAATTTAACTAGTATGACAATCAATTATCCATATTTATATACGGTTTctaaagatattgaaattattaaatggGATATAAGTGAAACTCATAAAAAACcgaaaagaataaaacaTACTAAAGGtggtaataaatattttgaaatcaattctaTAAATCctcaatcaaatcatcattgGCAACAAATTAATTGTATAGCTGCATCTCCTGATGGGAAGTATATTGTTActggtggtgatgattcTCGATTAATTATTTGGTCAAGTGAAAATTTAACttgtttgaaaattttacaAACTAGAGCATCGGTGAATTCTATTGTATTTAGAAGAAATAGTGATCAATTATTTGCTGCTTGTGCTGATTTGAGAATTAGAACttattcaattaatcaattcacTCAATTGGAAATCTTATATGGACATCAAGATAATATTAGTGATATATCTGCTTTAGCTAAAGAAACTTGTGTTTCCGTTGGTAGTAGAGATAAAACTGCCATGTTTTGGAAAATTGCTGAAGAATCACGATTAACTTTCCGTGGTGGTGATTCTCTAGAAAAGACCAAGtccaagaagaaaatgagACAACAAGAcgaaaataatgaaacaCCATTCTATAATGAAGGATCAATTGATGTTGTGAGTATGATTGATGAATCACATTTTGTTACTGGATCAGATAATGGTAATGTTGCCTTATGGTCATTAgctaaaaagaaaccatTAACTACACAAAGATTAGCTCATGGATTACAACCACAATTTACTCCAATTCAAGCAAGTTCAGAAGctaatgaagaattagCTTTACAACAAATCCCCAAACCACAACCTTATTGGATCACTGCTATTCATGGTGTTCCTTATAgtgatatttttattactgGTTCATTTAATGGTACTATTAAAATATGGAAATTAGAAGAACCATCATTAAGATCATTTAAATTACTTGGtgaaattaaacaaaataatttcaatggATGTAttgttaaaattgattcagTGGAAATTCCTGGTActattaaaaaattgaaaatttttgtattattaaGTAAAGAACATAAATTTGGTAGATGGTTAGGTAAATTGCCAGGAGCTAGAAATGCTTTAGTTAATTTTACAGTTAATTTATAG
- a CDS encoding DNA-directed RNA polymerase III subunit, putative (Similar to S. cerevisiae RPC8), with the protein MSFRGGGSGGGRSTQRTILPFGLDYADIISSTQETEKPQLLLPINGDITEIESIIAKQSMNFTKLMSEGPFFTGNLDSIEITKKRQNNDSDEEEEDDDNEGGGGRDKRKKSKTKTITSSSGGDGIERYSDRYKKIQKIGRTIDEHPYQPEYFPSELYSIMGITNKRDKKKFLLLSKFKSNGGLKQILSNEKLENLDEQSKLDSMKEKMLSMIDNTVNMNEDDDGKGRNNNSGDEQEIDEDDIDDEFEDEDDDDYNAEKYFDDGDDDDGGDDGGDDEAAF; encoded by the coding sequence ATGTCATTTAGAGGCGGTGGTAGTGGAGGTGGTAGATCAACTCAAAGAACTATTCTTCCATTTGGATTAGATTATGCTGATATTATATCATCCACTcaagaaacagaaaaacctcaattattattacctATAAATGGAGATATAACTGAAATTGAATCCATTATTGCTAAAcaatcaatgaattttACTAAACTAATGTCGGAAGGACCATTTTTCACGGGGAATCTAGATAGTATAGAAATCACCAAAAAACgtcaaaataatgatagtgatgaagaagaagaagacgatGATAATGAAGGAGGCGGAGGAAGAGATAAGAGAAAGAAAtctaaaacaaaaaccaTTACTCTGagtagtggtggtgatggaATAGAAAGATATTCTGATCGATAtaaaaaaatccaaaaaatcGGTCGAACAATTGATGAACATCCTTATCAACCAGAATATTTCCCTAGtgaattatattcaattatgGGAATAACTAATAAACGTGataagaagaaatttttattattatcgaagtttaaatcaaatggaggattaaaacaaatattatctaatgaaaaattggaaaatttagatgaacaatcaaaattagattctatgaaagaaaaaatgttAAGTATGATTGATAATACAGTAAATATGAATGAAGACGATGATGGCAAAGGAcgtaataataatagtggtgatgaacaagaaattgatgaagatgatatagatgatgaatttgaagatgaagatgatgatgattataatGCTGAGAAATATTTcgatgatggtgatgatgatgatggtggcGATGATGGAGGTGATGATGAAGCAGCATTTTAA
- a CDS encoding carbonic anhydrase, putative, which yields MSVAQEFEKANTNYSSNFTKGDLPLPPARKVAVVICMDARIDPAASLGLTEGDAHVIRNAGGRASDALRSVIISQRLLGTREIVVVHHTDCGMLTFSDNDLRGIVAKETGHNVDHFAFLPFGDLEKSVKDDVEFFKKNPLVLDVPVTGYIYDVKSGAINKVES from the coding sequence ATGTCAGTTGctcaagaatttgaaaaagcCAACACAAATTACTCCTCCAATTTCACTAAAGGTGATTTACCACTTCCACCAGCTAGAAAAGTAGCTGTGGTAATATGTATGGATGCAAGAATTGATCCTGCTGCATCACTTGGATTAACTGAGGGTGATGCTCATGTAATTCGTAATGCTGGAGGTAGAGCTAGTGATGCATTAAGAAGTGTTATTATATCTCAAAGATTATTAGGAACAAgagaaattgttgttgttcatcATACTGATTGTGGTATGTTGACATTTtctgataatgatttacGAGGAATAGTTGCTAAAGAAACAGGTCATAATGTTGATCATTTTGCTTTTTTACCCTTTGGTGATTTAGAAAAAAGTGTTAAAGATGATGTGGAAtttttcaagaaaaatCCTTTGGTATTGGATGTCCCTGTAACTGGATATATTTATGATGTTAAATCCGGTGCTATTAATAAAGTTGAATCGTAA
- a CDS encoding alpha tubulin formation protein, putative (Similar to S. cerevisiae ALF1): protein MSDLNIFITSNLTSSERRISPQWNLKYLKQKLESITGISPQNQILQYYPNNHSNEYKLIPFPETTTSDVNDEQILLSSLNLQSYSRIHVLDSDPNSDINKLQEEPQTNEEEEGGDGGGFTEFKLSEEDYKTRQDSVLNWKKTNKLGRFDPKFQSLQEKLQHETEIKLQTMSIGSRCRLINIENNERRGVIRFIGKIIPLDKGENDWVGIEFDEPVGKNNGSIDGIKIFECKPNHGSFVRPRLVEVGDFPELDPFADEDMDDDDDEEL, encoded by the coding sequence ATGAGtgatttaaatatatttataactTCTAATTTAACATCATcagaaagaagaatatcACCTCAATggaatttaaaatatttaaaacaaaaattagaaTCAATTACTGGGATTTCTccccaaaatcaaattttacAATATTATCCCAATAATCATTCtaatgaatataaattaattccTTTCCCTGAAACCACCACTTCTGACGTTAATGATGaacaaattttattatcatcattgaaTTTACAACTGTATAGTCGAATTCATGTATTAGATTCTGATCCCAATAGtgatatcaataaattacaaGAAGAACCACAAACCAatgaggaagaagaaggtggtgatggtggtggtttcACAGAATTTAAATTACTGGAAGAAGATTATAAAACTCGTCAAGATTCAGtattgaattggaaaaagaCTAATAAATTAGGTCGATTCGATCCTAAATTCCAATCattacaagaaaaattacaacATGAAACAGAAATTAAACTACAAACCATGTCTATTGGATCACGATGTcgattaattaatattgaaaataatgaaagaCGTGGTGTAATTAGATTTATTGGGAAAATTATACCATTAGATAAAGGAGAAAATGATTGGGTAGggattgaatttgatgaacCAGTTGGGAAAAATAATGGTAGTATTGATGGgattaaaatatttgaatgtAAACCAAATCATGGAAGTTTTGTTAGACCAAGATTAGTTGAAGTTGGTGATTTCCCTGAATTGGATCCATTTGCTGATGAAGATatggatgatgatgatgatgaagagtTGTAA